The following nucleotide sequence is from Dialister pneumosintes.
ATATCACATAAAGTATCATTACGAAACATTGTTATACTCCCAGTCACCATAATTTCATCTTTATAAGTTCAATTTTGTTTGTCTATACTAACCGAATTATTATACCACTTTTCATAACCCTAACTCATTTCTCTTTACCGGTGTATGCTCTTTCTCCCGTTCCTGTAACTGCTCTATACAGGTCTTAACTTTTTTCTGCTTGTTCTACTTCTTCTCTTATTTCTAATATTTGATTGTAAAGGTTTTGTTTGTCTTTCTTCAAAGTGGCAACTTCTGATTTCCATTTGGATATATTTAAGGTCTTACCTTCTCCTAAATGCACTTTCAAATAAAATAAGCTCTGCTGTATGCGCGTTATAAAAATCTTCCTGTTTACTTTTCTTTTATTTTGTAACTGCTTGATTTTTTCATCTGCTATTAAGATTTTTCTTCTATGTTTTTCATTTTTCGTTTTCCTCTCTTTCTAATTTTGAACAAAAAACAGTAAACCTTTTTTGATTTACTGTTTCTAATTTAGATATTCTACTTGTAATTCTAAAAAAATATAATTTATTTTCAAAATCCTTAACCACTCCTTGACTTTTTATATTTTCCCTATCTGCAAAAAACTCTATCAATTTTTTCTTATGGAGTTAATCTTTTATTCCTAAAATTCAGGCATATATTTATATATGCCTATAAACAAACTAATAATAAGAATGGAATAAAATAAAGTGGCTAGTATCAATTTTTGTTTACTCTTACATGTTTTTCTTGTTGATTTTTGTTCCAGTATAATAATCAAAAATATAAAAGCCTCTACAAAATATATAAAACCTAAAGTATAAAATGCGGTCTTTGGTTTAGCATAAAGCGAAAGATACCAAAGAAAGTCACCGATATGGGCCAATCGCAGAAAACTCAATCCAACAATAATAGGAATCGGTATAAGAAAACTTAATATCCAAGCTGTTTTTTTACTCTTAACTTTTATAAGAGGTTTCAACTCACAAAAATGCTTTGTATAATAATCATCCGGAAAGAATAAATAGCTTAGCAGCCTTGCAAATCTTACAATTAAAATACCGCCAAGTACAAAAATCAAAATATACAATAAAAAAACTTTATAATCTAACATATTTTTACCTCTTCTGCTTTCAAGGTATAGTATTCTTCCGTATACTTTCTTGATAATTGCTCATAGTGTTCTGTATCCATATTGCCAAGAAAATTTTCTTCATAGAGCTTATTCATTACTCTTTCTATACTATTTCATTCTGTCTGTGATTTGTGGCATACGCTTTTTATATTTCTTGACTTCTTCAGTCTGCTCTTTATCCAGACTGCTTTTTTAGCTTCTCAAACTCTGCTTTAGTTTCTGGAGAATACGGTGCTATCTTTCGCAATACTTCTACTAATGTTTCCATAACAGCCTGAGATCAATACGATATGAGGAATTGCATTTAGGTTATTTTGCGTTTCCTCTTGTATATCCACTACAATAGGTTACACGCTGTACTTTTCCGTTTTTGAGTATGGTGCGAATGTGGATTCACGTTCAGCAATATTTACAGTACATCAAGCCTGAAAGGAAATTTTTCCATCGCCGTTTAGTCTTTTAACAGATACATTATTTTCAAAAGTAGTTCAGTCTATAATCGGCTCATGCACATTGTCTATAATCTGTCACTTGCTTTTATCTACATAGCCACAATACTCTTATTTTGTTAAAATACGTATTAATGTGGCTTTGTTCCATCTATATCTGTTGGTTTACTTTTTGTTGTTCCCCTGTTTTACTATTTCATAACCCCTCTTTTCATATGTTAATTTTAACATATGTCACATATTTTTATAAAAAAGAAATTCCTATGTACAATACATAGGAATTTCTTTTTTATTCATAGTGTAATGCTTCTATAGGATTAAGCTTTGCAGCTTTTCGTGCAGGATAAATACCAAATACAAGTCCAATTAAAACAGAAAAGAAAAAAGAACCGATAACAGGTGCTGATGTAATAACGGTGGATATAGATACTATATGTGGAAGTATCTTCGCTATGCTACATCCAATAATTACACCAATAATACCTCCCGTAAGACTAACCGTTACAGATTCAATTAAAAACTGAATAATAATCATATGAAAAGTAGCTCCTAAAGCTTTACGAATACCGATTTCTTTTGTTCGTTCAGTCACAGAAACTAACATGATATTCATAATACCTATACCACCTACTAATAAAGAAATAGCAGCTATACATCCAAGAAAAAGTGTTAAACTTTGTGTTGTATTTTCTACCGTTTCTAAAATATCTTGTGAATTTTGTATACTAAAATCGTCATCATCAGGAGAAGATGTCTTATGCCGAGTTCTTAACAGATTAGTCACATCTGTTTCTATTTGATTTAATCGACTACTATCTTTAGACGATACCACTATAGCATGCACATAAGTAATTCCCATCATACGTTCCTGAACTGTAGTAAATGGACAAAAAATTTTATCATCTTGATCTTGAAAACTATAGCCTTTTTCTTTTAATATCCCAATCACTGTAAAAGGTTGATTCCCTATTCTAATTTTTTTCCCCAAAGGAGATTCTTTCCCAAATAAATTGGTTGCTACAGTTTTTCCTATAACAGCAACTCGTGTACGTTCATTATATTCATCAGTAGTCCACCAACGCCCTTCATTAAGATGTTGATTTGAAATATCTGCATATTCTACAGTAATTCCTGTAACTGAAGTAGTCCAATTCTTATTCCCATTAACAGTTATATAGCTATCACTTACTATAGGCGCTGCTAAATCTATATTGGGCAAATTTTGAATAGCTAAATAATCTTTATAACTAAGATTCTTCATGGATCCTGCAGCAGATTTCATGCCGGGTTTATCATTAGCTCCTGGTGTAATCGTAATAGTATTAGAGCCAAGACTTGAAATATCATTTTCAATATCTGCTTTTACACCATAACCAACAGACATCAACGCAATAACTGCGGATACGCCTATAATAATTCCTAACATGGTAAGCAATGATCGCAATTTATTACTTACAATAGAATGCCATGCCATTTGCATACTTTCAAGATAAATATTTGTCATACCAATTTACCTCTTATATCTTTACTAATATGTCCATCAGAAAGAATAACATGACGAGACGCATAATTAGCTACACCAGTTTCATGTGTTACCAAAATAACAGTTTTACCTAATTTATATAATTTTGTAAATATTTCCATTACTTCTTTTGTCGATTTACTATCTAAGTTACCTGTTGGTTCATCAGCCATAATAATGGAAGGATTATTAATTAATGCACGTGCTATAGCAACTCGTTGACGTTGCCCTCCTGACATTTCTGCCGGAACATGATCAATTCTGCTTTCAAGCCCTACCAATTCCAACATATGAAGTGCTCTTTCTTTTCTTTCTGATTTATATACATGACCATAAATCATAGGCAGAATAACATTATCTAATGCTGATAGCCTAGGAATTAAATTAAAACTTTGAAATACAAACCCAATCTCTTTATTTCTTGTATACGCTAACGCATCATCGTTTTGATTAGCAACTTCTTTCCCATTTAACAAGTAAGATCCGGTTGTAGGACGATCTAAACATCCCAAAATATTCATTAATGTGGATTTACCTGCTCCGGAAGATCCCATAATTGATACAAATTCGCCTTTCTTTATAGAGAGATTAATATCTGTTAATACAGGGACCTCTTGCTTTCCAATATAGTAACTTTTAGAAATATTTATTAAATTAATTACATTATCCTCTATATTTGTCATAGTTATGGTCTCCTTTGTCGCTTGTTGTCAGACTTAGTGTCTATTTCATTCGCAATAGTACCACTTACAACAATTTCATCTCCTTCAGATAATCCTTTTAAAATCTCTACTTTTTGATCTGTAGTAATACCTGTTTTTACATAAACCTTATTCAATTCTTTCCCTACGGACTTGTAGACATAAGATCCTGAAGCATCCGTTCGAATAGCAGTAACAGGAACTAATAAGCTATCTTTATTTTCTTTCCCAATAATAGTCGCACGAGCAGTCATAGAAGGATATAAACCTTCCAACTCATCTGTATTAATAGTTACATATACCGTATAGTAAATAACAGAAGAGGATACTGATGAGGAGGATGAAGAATATTTCTTTTTAGAAACATTTCTAACTACACCATGAAATACTTTTCCCGGATATGCATCAACTGTAAATTCTACACTTTGTCCAGCAATAACTCCTCCTATATCCGTTTCATCTACAAGCAGTTGAATTTGCATACTACTTAAATCAGCAACCGTCATAATAAGCATTTGACTAGCTAACCCTTGAGAAACCGTTTCTCCTGCTTTCATAGGTTCTCCAATCACAGTTCCATCAAGCGGAGATATAATCACTGTGTCATTTACTTCTGCTTGTGCTTTATCATAAGCAGCCTTAGCATTTAAATATTCTAAACGTGCATTATCTAAAGTCTGGTAGGAAATAGCATCTTGTTGATACAACTGAATTAAACGATTATAATATGATTCTTTATTTTCTAAAGTATTTTGTGCGTCTTCTCGTGTACTATTTAAAGCTTTTGATTGGATTGTTGCCAGTTTTTGTCCTACAGTTACCTTTTCATTTTGTTTCACATATACTTTTTCAAGTATCCCGGAAGCGTTAGCTGATAAGTCTACACTATTGATAGGTTCTATAGTTCCTGTAGCATCAATATGAAGTGATATATTGCCTTTTTCTACTTTCCCAAGTGTATAGCTAGGTACCGCTTTTTCTTGCGTGGATACATAACTATATCCTCCACCACATGCTATAGCAAGCAAACTTATGCTTATGATAATCCATTTCCATTTTTTATTCATGCAAATTCCTCCTATAAAGCATTGGTAATATCTATATTTATGAATTTAATATTTTTATAATTTTAGCATAGATTTTTAAATACACAAGTTATTTTAATGATTTATAAAATAACTTATATGTGTTTATGGATCACATACATTGAAGCATATAAAAAAGCAAGGAATTTATTTTCCTTGCTTTTTTATATCATTATTTTCTAATTAAAATATATCTCTTTGTAATATAGTTCCAAATCATAACGATTCCACTTGCAATCACTTTTGCAAACATATACCACCATGCAATGATTTCAACTAAAAACCACATAACTCCTTGATTAATTATTAATCCTATCAATGAAGTAATAATAAATAACCCTATTTCTAAACTGCTTTGATGCTTCACATTAAAAACAACAAGCAAACAAAGAATATAATTAACAAGTAACGAAACCGTAAACGCTATAGCAGAAGAAACTAAATATCCTATATGCATATATTCAGTTAAAACATATAACAAAATATATTCAAGAAGAAAACAGCCTCCTCCAACAATAAGAAATCTTATGACTTCCTCTATTCTCTCTTTGTCCGTAAAGTTTGATAATAATCTATTAATCAAAAGATGCTCCTGTAAAATTTCCTTTGAAATTCTATTTAAAAGTCTTTATACAGCGGATATTTATCACAAAGAGTTTTGACCCGTGATTTGACAATGTTTTTTACTTCTTCACTTTCAGTATTTTTTAATACAGCACTAATAATTCCTGCTAATTCTACAAAATCAGCTTCTTTAAATCCTCGAGTTGTTAATGCAGGTGATCCCAAGCGAATTCCACTTGTAACAAAAGGACTTAATTTTTCAAAAGGAATCGTATTCCTATTACACGT
It contains:
- a CDS encoding ABC transporter permease, producing MTNIYLESMQMAWHSIVSNKLRSLLTMLGIIIGVSAVIALMSVGYGVKADIENDISSLGSNTITITPGANDKPGMKSAAGSMKNLSYKDYLAIQNLPNIDLAAPIVSDSYITVNGNKNWTTSVTGITVEYADISNQHLNEGRWWTTDEYNERTRVAVIGKTVATNLFGKESPLGKKIRIGNQPFTVIGILKEKGYSFQDQDDKIFCPFTTVQERMMGITYVHAIVVSSKDSSRLNQIETDVTNLLRTRHKTSSPDDDDFSIQNSQDILETVENTTQSLTLFLGCIAAISLLVGGIGIMNIMLVSVTERTKEIGIRKALGATFHMIIIQFLIESVTVSLTGGIIGVIIGCSIAKILPHIVSISTVITSAPVIGSFFFSVLIGLVFGIYPARKAAKLNPIEALHYE
- a CDS encoding efflux RND transporter periplasmic adaptor subunit, whose protein sequence is MNKKWKWIIISISLLAIACGGGYSYVSTQEKAVPSYTLGKVEKGNISLHIDATGTIEPINSVDLSANASGILEKVYVKQNEKVTVGQKLATIQSKALNSTREDAQNTLENKESYYNRLIQLYQQDAISYQTLDNARLEYLNAKAAYDKAQAEVNDTVIISPLDGTVIGEPMKAGETVSQGLASQMLIMTVADLSSMQIQLLVDETDIGGVIAGQSVEFTVDAYPGKVFHGVVRNVSKKKYSSSSSSVSSSVIYYTVYVTINTDELEGLYPSMTARATIIGKENKDSLLVPVTAIRTDASGSYVYKSVGKELNKVYVKTGITTDQKVEILKGLSEGDEIVVSGTIANEIDTKSDNKRQRRP
- a CDS encoding GtrA family protein; translation: MINRLLSNFTDKERIEEVIRFLIVGGGCFLLEYILLYVLTEYMHIGYLVSSAIAFTVSLLVNYILCLLVVFNVKHQSSLEIGLFIITSLIGLIINQGVMWFLVEIIAWWYMFAKVIASGIVMIWNYITKRYILIRK
- a CDS encoding ABC transporter ATP-binding protein produces the protein MTNIEDNVINLINISKSYYIGKQEVPVLTDINLSIKKGEFVSIMGSSGAGKSTLMNILGCLDRPTTGSYLLNGKEVANQNDDALAYTRNKEIGFVFQSFNLIPRLSALDNVILPMIYGHVYKSERKERALHMLELVGLESRIDHVPAEMSGGQRQRVAIARALINNPSIIMADEPTGNLDSKSTKEVMEIFTKLYKLGKTVILVTHETGVANYASRHVILSDGHISKDIRGKLV